The following is a genomic window from Dehalococcoidia bacterium.
TAAGCCGCCTCGCTCAGCTTGGTATGCAGCGGCCGGAACCCCATCAGGAATTCTTCGTTGAAAATGCGCGTCCCGATGAACATCGTCACCGCGAAAACCAGGTACATCGGGATGGTGGAAAGAAAATACTGAGCGATGGAGAAGGATTCGCCCCGGTACATCTCGACCGCCAGGGTAAGCGGCGAAATGTGGCTCAGGTCGCTCGTATCGGAGAACATCGCCGGAGCCACCAGATAGGCAGTGATAATCCACACCGCCAGAACCGAGAAGAAGGTCTGATCCTTAAAGGTGCGATACAACAACGCCACCATCAGATAGACGGAGAGGATGAACAGCATCACCGGTATGAATATCGCCAGCGCGATCAGGACGTTGCCTTTCAGCACCAGGGTGATGGCGATAATGCATCCAATGGAATACCCGATATAGGGCAGCATCTTGCCCAGGATAATCTGGGAAGGGGTAATCGGCGCCGACATCAAGATGACCAGCTTGCGGTTGGTCTTCTCTTCAATAAAGCTGCTGGTGAAAAACACGCTGACGAAGAATATGGGAACGATATACAAAAAGGCCAGCAATACCTGTGAAAGCGGTATAGGCGGATTCAACAACGAGGGAACGATGATCTCGTTATCCGAAGTGAACTCTGCCTTGAACTGGGGTAACCCGCCGCTATCCATATTTTTCAGTTGATCTCGAACAGCTGCATCGGTGGAGCTATCGACTCTCTTGACAGACGAGCCATTGGAGGGACTGAAGGCGGGGGTGCCTGACTGTAGGGGGGTGGGTGCTGCCAGTGCAGGCGCAACTTGAGATTCAGAGGCTTTTGCAGCCGGTGGTGGGCCAGCCGCTACGGAGACTTCCGAGTTCTTCCACGATGAGTTGAGCGCATCAGCGATTGAGGACTTTTGAGCCTTTTCGCGGACATCGTCGCCATCTCGCTGCAGGTGCTGCACCTCAATGCGCAGGGGAAAGGCTTGGTCGATCTCGTACTCCTGCGCGATCCGGTTCAGCTCTTGCTTTTCTAAATATTTCTTGAGCGCTCCGAGAGCGCATTGAGACTTTTCACTCGAACCCCAACCCACAACATCCTTCCCGAGATAGACATCTATAGTGCCATCATCAATCATGGTAGAAGCAGAATCGGGATCAACAGCCAGGACGGTGAAGCGCTGGTCGGCGATTACCGGGGCATCGGAGGACACGCCAATAGTGTACAGCCCCTTGCTGAAAGAGAGTTCTTGATGGTAAATTACATACGAGAGGATCATCACCAACGCCAGAATTCCCACCATGACGAGCCGCGATTTTCCGGTGAACCGGCTCCTGAGGCGGGTGATCTCACGCTTGGAGATGGTCAGAATGTTGCTCATGATTTAAGCGTCACTGCAATGACGCAAAGCTTGCCCAAATTTGCCGACTGCTTGCCAGGTAAGCGCTGATCAAGAGATGCAGGATTCCTCCTGCCGGGGGTTCGGGGGTGTCCCCCGAATTCCCCAACCTTCCCCCAAGAGTAGGGGCCAGGGGATTGATAGCCCTTGATCAGACTTTCTTTAATTGTACCGAGGGCCATCACAAAAGGATTCAGGGCAGCCCCCGAAATGGCTATGGGGATATCACCCAGTTGGAAGTCATCAGTAATCAGCCGTCAGTAGGGGCGACTCTTGTGGTCAGCATTCAAGAGCGAGTGAAGGGATACTTCCCTTCCGGGGGTTTGGGGGTGTCCCCCAAATTTCGCCTCTTCCCCCAAGAGTAGGGGCCAGGGGATTGATCAGAACCTAACCATGACTTCTTAAAGAAAGGAATCTGATGATCAAACTCCAGTCGATCAACAAACAATACAAGAACTTCTATGCTGTAAAGAACCTGAACCTTGAAGTCAGGGACGGAGAGATATTCGGTATCATCGGGCACAACGGGGCAGGAAAAACCACCACGCTCAAAATGATGGTAGGCCTGCTGACACCCACCTCCGGCACCATCGAGGTGATGGGCCGGAACATGGCTAAAGAAAGCACTCAGATCAAGCAGTCGATCGGATACCTGCCGGAAGAAAGCCCCCTCTATGAAAATATGACCGTTTCCGATTATCTGATGTTCTTCGCCGAGCTTTACAAATTGCCCAAGGACCGGGCAAAGGCGCGCATCGAGGAGCTGCTGGAATCGCTGAAGCTGGAGGATCGGAACAAATACACGGGCGAACTTTCCAAGGGAATGCGGCGAAAGGTGGCCATCGCTCGAACCCTGCTTCATGATCCGCAACTGCTGGTGCTGGATGAACCGAACTCCGGACTCGATCCGCTGACATCCTTTTTCATTATCGATTACCTCAAGAACCTCAACAGACAGGGCAAGACCATTGTCCTGAGCGCCCATAACCTGTTTCACGTGGAATATATCTGCCACCGGGTGGCGATCATCAAAAAGGGCGAACTGGTGGTCTGCGACACCATCGAAGCCATGCGCCGGAAGTTCGGCAAACGGGAGTATGAGGTGATCTTCAAAGCCGATGCCGAACTCAGATATGAAAAAAGGGACGGGAACTACCTCTTCCGGGCTTCGGAGGTCTCCGAAATCGCCCGGCTTCTGCAGAAGATTTCGGAACAGAACTGGGCGCTGGTTGATCTCTCGGTAAAGCAATCCGCCCTGGAAGAGATGTACGTCAATATCATGGAAAAAGATTAACTAAGGCGATCCTGTGTGGTCGCCCTGGGAAGCACCCCAATGAAGAAATCAAGAAAGCGGGCCGGAAAGAGCATTCCGCCCAGGCAATTGCGCCTGGCGCTGGAACCGGTCGAATGCCGCTATGAGAAGGAATGCGCCGCTCCGATGTGCCCCAGGGACATCAACTTCGGAGGGAGAATCTGGTTTCCCAAGGAGCCGATATGCCGCCTGAGAAGCGCTCCCGAGTGGGTGCGCAAACAACGGGAAATCGCCAGACTCCCTGGAATCGACGCCGACAGATATTTCACCTTCCGCATGCTCAAGGCTGTTCCCGAGATCTGCCACGATCTTCAGGGAGCAAACCCCGATTATGTGACCGCAGAGAGGATCTGGTTTAAAGGGTGGATTGGCAGGAAAGCCAAAAAGCGCGCACCTGCTTCGGATGCAGGGCTGGGGAAGCCGCTTTTCTAGGGATATAGCTCGTTTTAGTTTGACCGCGAAGATATGTCGAACAACCAGCTTCATCATGGAGCGTTTTGCTTATCAAAACAAGCTCTAGCTCAAAAAACTCTTTATGATATCTTGCTAAAGCCGAAGGGGCATTACTCCCCTGAATAGTGGAGGATGGTGCCTCGCTCTCCCACGACGAAGACATCGGCGGATGAACTCCCCCAGGCCCCAAGGAGATGATTTCTGGTGCCGCTGGACATTTCGCTCCATGTGCTGCCGTTGTAGTGCAGGATGGTACCAAAAACTCCCACGGCAAAGACGTCGGAGGATGAGCTGCCCCACACGGCAAGGAGACCATCTGGGGTGCTGCTGGCCATAGTGCTCCAGGTACTGCCATCATAGTGCAGGACGACGCCGGAGTTTTCAACTGGGGCCCATCCTACAGCAAAAACATCAGATGAAGAACTGCCCCAGACATCTCTGAGATCATATCCGATATCGTTGGTTATGGTTTCCCAGATGCTACCGTTGTAATGGAGGATGCTGGCGTTTCCAAAGGTTTCCCATCCCACGGCGAAGAC
Proteins encoded in this region:
- a CDS encoding ABC transporter permease, producing MSNILTISKREITRLRSRFTGKSRLVMVGILALVMILSYVIYHQELSFSKGLYTIGVSSDAPVIADQRFTVLAVDPDSASTMIDDGTIDVYLGKDVVGWGSSEKSQCALGALKKYLEKQELNRIAQEYEIDQAFPLRIEVQHLQRDGDDVREKAQKSSIADALNSSWKNSEVSVAAGPPPAAKASESQVAPALAAPTPLQSGTPAFSPSNGSSVKRVDSSTDAAVRDQLKNMDSGGLPQFKAEFTSDNEIIVPSLLNPPIPLSQVLLAFLYIVPIFFVSVFFTSSFIEEKTNRKLVILMSAPITPSQIILGKMLPYIGYSIGCIIAITLVLKGNVLIALAIFIPVMLFILSVYLMVALLYRTFKDQTFFSVLAVWIITAYLVAPAMFSDTSDLSHISPLTLAVEMYRGESFSIAQYFLSTIPMYLVFAVTMFIGTRIFNEEFLMGFRPLHTKLSEAAYLAIDQNHLKASIFVLSLCLVPVVFMAQFASIVIASNLNGVLGWGVILALAVVTEEIAKSTGIFVLLQNKVIGSLKSVVVLSFLSALGFLIGEKLLLYLALSVMDRSEFTDAIFGSGMLLVPLALHFVCTTVVCLIPARLGVKYYALGIFAGVVIHGIYNMTIILEALS
- a CDS encoding ABC transporter ATP-binding protein, with the protein product MIKLQSINKQYKNFYAVKNLNLEVRDGEIFGIIGHNGAGKTTTLKMMVGLLTPTSGTIEVMGRNMAKESTQIKQSIGYLPEESPLYENMTVSDYLMFFAELYKLPKDRAKARIEELLESLKLEDRNKYTGELSKGMRRKVAIARTLLHDPQLLVLDEPNSGLDPLTSFFIIDYLKNLNRQGKTIVLSAHNLFHVEYICHRVAIIKKGELVVCDTIEAMRRKFGKREYEVIFKADAELRYEKRDGNYLFRASEVSEIARLLQKISEQNWALVDLSVKQSALEEMYVNIMEKD